From the genome of Sulfurimonas paralvinellae:
CTCTTGAATGCCAAACATTGAATGGATAAGACATATAGTCATCATCTTGTCGCAAAGTACAAAAGCCAATATATTTATTATAAAGAAAGGATGCTGTTGTATTGAAAGTAAATTTTTTCCAGTCTATATCTTTCTTAGTATCTGTGATACTGTTATTTAAAAAATCTACAATAATTTGTTTATTGTCTGTTTGGCCGAAACCCAAATAATATATTATTGCATTCCATATATTATGTCGAAGCAAATATTCTAACCTTGTATCAAAGTCATTTAAATCTTTACTACGTTTTTTCTGTTTTGTACTATGAAAAGGAAGCTGGTCTTTAATAGTAAGAGATGATAAAAGCTCATTTTTTTGTAATATCTTAATGGTGAGATTATAAGAATGACTTTTCTCTTTATAATTAACGATTATTTTCTTATCTGATGGTTTAACCCAAGAAAATGAAATTTCTTGAATACCTAAAATATAAGGAATAATGGTTGACTTATGTAGTGTGGGGAATTCCCAATAACCACATCCGCAACCTTCATTTCCACCAAAAGATAAAAAATCAAACTTATTATATGTAATTGGGATATTTTTACTGTTACTTTGTAGTTCTATAAATTCTTTATTTTTTACTTGTAATGTTTTATTAAATATTTCATCGATATTTCGATCTTTACCTAAGAGTTCTGCACCTAAAACAAAAAGGTTTGTATTTAAACCTATAATTGCTGATATGAAGATGAAAATAAATATTTTTTTCATTAAGGAAAGAGTTTTGGATGGCAAAAGATCCATTATAATAAATGTAATCAGTAAAACAACATATGTTGGAAATATATGTATAAATATTAAAAAAGAGAGAATCCAAGGTATCCCAAAAGTTATTATAGTACCTACAATAATAGAGAGAGCAGTTAAAGCTATTGTTGTTCCAGATGCTTCTTTAATTGCCAAGTAACCAAGAAAAGAAATTATGAGTGTTGGGTAAAACATATATAATGCAGGCATTGGCGGCATAAATAGTGCCATAGCTATAGAGATAAACAGTATTATCAATAAAACAACTAGTTTTATTTTTTTTACTTCTTCATTTGTCAATATTTTACCCTTTTAATAACCTGATTTTTTCAAAAGAAACAATATAATATGAAAATTATACTTTAATCTCCATTGAAATCAGCATCAACAGTAGCATCAAAATCAGATGCATCGTCATTCTCTCGATATAAGTCTTGTATTAAGCTGTTAGTATCTTTAGTCTCTAAAGAGATATCTCCTTTTTTGGATTTTGATTTTGAAGAAAAATATTGAAATATAGCTAAAAAGATAAATAATATTATAAATGGTAAAAATACAATATAGGACAATGGTTACTTCTCGTTAGAGAGATGCATCTTCATCGTAAATGACTGCCGTTCCGGCAAGCAGGTCATGCAGGCTTCTTTTATCTTTTCTAAAGGCAACCATTAAAAAACCAAGACCAAAGAGTAAAGTTGAGGGGATATAGCCTAGTGAACGGGTTATTGCCTGTTTGTTGCTTATATCTTGCAATGTTTTTGCATCGACTATTTTGATGTGGACTATCTTTTTACCGGGTGTTGCTCCGCGCCAGTTGTCCCAAAAAATAATTGTTACTACTAAAACAGAGATCTCAAAGATAAGTTCCCATGTAAATGAAGTTTTTGGCTGCTGGTCGAGTGCATGAGGATTGCCGCTCATTGCTAACTGTATGTTTTGTTGGTACTGCGTGAGATCAAACCAGTTGCCGTCACTTAAAAAGTATATGACGATGCCAACCGGCAGAGCAAGAAAGAGGGTATCTAAAAAAGAAGCGATAAAACGGATCCAAAAACCCGCATATCGAACTTCATGTTTAGACATGATAGTTTGGAGCTTCTTGTGTGATGATTACGTCGTGAACGTGAGACTCTTTAAGGCCTGCTGAAGTGATCTCAACGAACTCTGCTTTATCCCAGAATGCTTCGATACTTTCACTGCCGCAGTAGCCCATAGAAGAACGAAGTCCACCCATCATCTGGTGAACGATACCCGCAATTGAGCCACGGAAAGGTACACGACCTTCGATTCCTTCTGGAACGAGTTTATCTGCTGCCGTTCCTTCTTGGAAATATCTGTCATTTGAACCTTTTTGCATTGCTCCGATACTACCCATACCACGGTATGATTTGTATTGACGGCCTTGGAACATGATAGTCTCACCCGGAGACTCTTCCGTACCCGCTAAAAGACTTCCTGCCATAACACAGCTTGCACCCACAGCAAGCGCTTTTGAAATGTCACCGGAGTATTTAATACCACCATCAGCGATAACAGGCACACCATGTTTTCTTGCAGCTTCTGCACATTCATCAATAGCAGAGATCTGTGGTACACCGACACCTGCAACGATTCTTGTTGTACATATCGAACCAGGTCCGATTCCGACTTTAACACCATCCGCTCCCGCTTCTATAAGTGCTTCTGTTGCTTCGGCAGTTGCAATGTTTCCTGCAATGACATCTACTTCAAGAGATTTTTTGATCTCTTTTACTGTATCAAGGATGCCTTTTGAATGTCCGTGAGCAGAGTCAAGGACAAGCACATCCGCACCTGCATCGACAAGAGCTTTTGCTCTATCCATCTGTCCAACACCGATAGCAGCACCCACGACAAGACGACCAAATGCATCTTTGTTTGAGTTAGGATATTCAATGCGTTTTTTGATATCTTTGATGGTAACAAGTCCTTTTAAGAATCCGTCATCATCTATAATAGGAAGTTTTTCGATCTTGTTCTGGTGCATGATATCTGCCGCTTCATCAAGAGAGATGCCTTGTTTTGCAGTAATAAGAGGCATTGAAGTCATCACTTCATCTGCACGTTTACGCATGTCTTTTTCAAATCTCATATCACGATTCGTAAGAATTCCAAGCAGTTTATTATGCCCATCAACAACTGGAACACCAGAGATTTTAAATTCGTTCATCAGTGCTTCAGCATCTGCCAATGTTGCATCCGGATGTACATAGATAGGGTCGATAATGATCCCGCTTTCAGATTTTTTTACTTTTTTAACCTGTTTGCATTGTGTTTGGATATCCATATTTTTATGGATGATACCAATACCGCCGAGTCTCGCCATTGCAATTGCAGCACGGTATTCTGTTACTGTATCCATTGCAGCCGATACCATCGGGATTTTAAGGCTTATATTTCTAGTTAGTTTTGTTTCTAATGATACTTCTTTTGGAAGAACTTCGGAATACTGAGGTACTAAAAGTACATCTTCAAATGTTAGTGCGCGTTTACGAATTCTCATGGCCATCCTTTAAAATTTACGGATTATACCTTTTTTGTGGTTAAAAAGAGGTAAAATCCAAGAACATAAATTGGGAAAGGAGTATGATAATGACTACTAAAATAAAAGGGAAAAGATGGCTTTTAAAGACCCATGGGTTGATGCCGAAGAGTTTTTGATTGATGCCTCGAAAACCAAGCCAAAGGCCTAAAAATGCTTTTACGCTTAGTACCATTTGAAAAGAGGAAAGTCCCTCTTGAGATATTTCACCAAATACTTGCGAAAAGAGAAAAAGCCCACTCGCAACAGCGACCATAAGAGCATAAGGAACGACTTTGCGAACATGCATCATGATGGCTTCACGTGCTTTTTTATACTCATTAGCATCTAAAGACTGCTGCATTTTAGACATAAACAGGATATCGGTAAATAAAAATCCGCCATAGATAAATACGGAATATATATGAATGGTGTGTATGATTGTATAGAGCATTATTTATCGTTCTTTTGAGCTTTTCTAAAAAGGTGATAGTTTTCAGCTTCCAACATATCTTCGACATAGCCGGCAACACATTTGGTACAGTTTGTCCAGATACCTGAGGGTAGGCGGACTTCCAGTTTTTTCTTTTCACGAAGTTTGATGATTTTCTTCGGTGAAAGTACCTTTGTAACAGGTGCAAAATCTACATCGGTAAGGTCAATATCTTTTTTGTAATAGAGCGTCTGCTTTTTAAAGTTTCCCCAACCTGGTACTCCATCTTCCGTATAAGGAACTTCATAACCGTTTTTGAATTGTACCATTATCTTGTAGTGGGAATCATCAAAAACCTGTGTGATCTTTCCAGGGCCAAAGACAAGTCCATAAACTTTTTTACCCTCTTTTGCTTTTTTAAAATATGCCATTTTCTACTCCTTTATTGAAATTGTAACCACTATATATTTCAAATTGATTACAAAATTAGGCTTTATAAGCCACTGCTGCTTCAAGACTTAATGAACCGTCAAAAAGTGTTTGTTCATCATATGCTGCAGCAATAAGCTGTAACCCTACCGGCATACCTTCACTATTTTTCATAATTGGCAGTGAAAGGGCAGGCAGACCTGCAAGATTGACACTGATGGTATAGATGTCACTCAAGTACATATCCATAGGATTTGCAAGTTCTCCAAACTTCGGTGCTACTGTCGGTGCAACGGGTGAGAGAATGAGATCTACATCTTCAAAGATTTTATTGTACTCATCTTTTATCATGTGACGTGTTTTTTGTGCTTTGACATAATATGCTTCGTAGTAACCGCTTGAGAGTACGAAGTTTCCGAGCAAGATACGGCGTTTTACTTCATTGCCGAACCCTTCGCTTCTTGTGTTGTAGTATGTCTCTTCAAGATTGGCACCTTCTACACGGTTTCCATAGCGAATACCGTCATAACGGCCAAGATTGGTAGCTGCTTCAGCCGTTGCTGTTATGTAGTAAGCCGAGATGTCATATTTGGCATCCATCATCTCTTTTTCTATTATTTCATGTCCTGAAGATTGAAGTGCTTCAATAGCTTTTGCGTATGCATCTTTAACATCCTGACTTGCATTTTCAATATATTTTGGAAGGACTGCAATACGAAGTTTACGATCACTATTTAAGTGAGGAACTACTTTGTCATTTTTCTGTGCATTCGTTGAGTCTTTGGGATCGCTTCCGCTTATGATGTCATATAAAATCGCTGCATCTTCAACATTTTGAGTCATTGGTCCGATCTGATCCAAACTCGATGCATAGGCACCAAGACCATAACGGCTTACACGGCCATAGGTCGGTTTCATCCCGACAATACCACAAAAAGCGGCAGGTTGGCGGATAGACCCACCTGTATCACTTCCAAGAGCTGCTATTGCAACGCCTGCACCGACAGCAGCTGCTGATCCGCCGGAACTGCCTCCCGGTACTCTGTCACTTGCGTGAGGGTTTTGTGTTTTGCCGTAAAAGCTTGATTCTGTTGTAGAACCCATGGCAAATTCATCCATATTTGTTCTTCCAAAAGGAGAGAGACCTGCATCTTGAAGTTTTTCGATAACTGTCGCGTTATAGGGAGCGATGTAGCCTTGCAGTATCTTACTTCCTGATGTCACAGACCACTCTTTGACTTGAATATTGTCTTTTATCGCGATTGGTACACCTTCACCCATACTCTTGACATCAATGTAGGCATTGAGCTCAGGACGTGCATCAATTTTTGCTTTGAGATCATTTTTAAGATTATTGAGTTCATCTTTATTGAGTTTAAGAGCTTCTTTTAATGTAATCACTACTTTTTCCTTATTTAAACTTTTTAACTAAAAATATGCCAATACCGATAAGAACAAATATTGCAGCTACAGTTTGCGCAACAAATGAGAGTGTTACCGGTTCACTCAAATTAGGCATTTACAACACTTTGGCATCGTTGGCAGAGACAATCTTCTTCTGTCGATTGAAATTTCCAACATCGTGGACATTTGTAAGCAGTTGCTTTTGCAATTGTGAACATATCCTCATCTACTTTAAAGCTTCCGAGCATCTCTTCTTCTGGTTTATCTTCAAGTACACCAGATACAACAAACCAATCTTCAGCATCGACTCTATCCATATCTACGGTAGCTTTTGACTCTGTATAGATAACTAGTTCCAGTGTTGATTTGATGATTTTTTCTTTTTTGAGTC
Proteins encoded in this window:
- a CDS encoding RDD family protein — its product is MSKHEVRYAGFWIRFIASFLDTLFLALPVGIVIYFLSDGNWFDLTQYQQNIQLAMSGNPHALDQQPKTSFTWELIFEISVLVVTIIFWDNWRGATPGKKIVHIKIVDAKTLQDISNKQAITRSLGYIPSTLLFGLGFLMVAFRKDKRSLHDLLAGTAVIYDEDASL
- the guaB gene encoding IMP dehydrogenase → MRIRKRALTFEDVLLVPQYSEVLPKEVSLETKLTRNISLKIPMVSAAMDTVTEYRAAIAMARLGGIGIIHKNMDIQTQCKQVKKVKKSESGIIIDPIYVHPDATLADAEALMNEFKISGVPVVDGHNKLLGILTNRDMRFEKDMRKRADEVMTSMPLITAKQGISLDEAADIMHQNKIEKLPIIDDDGFLKGLVTIKDIKKRIEYPNSNKDAFGRLVVGAAIGVGQMDRAKALVDAGADVLVLDSAHGHSKGILDTVKEIKKSLEVDVIAGNIATAEATEALIEAGADGVKVGIGPGSICTTRIVAGVGVPQISAIDECAEAARKHGVPVIADGGIKYSGDISKALAVGASCVMAGSLLAGTEESPGETIMFQGRQYKSYRGMGSIGAMQKGSNDRYFQEGTAADKLVPEGIEGRVPFRGSIAGIVHQMMGGLRSSMGYCGSESIEAFWDKAEFVEITSAGLKESHVHDVIITQEAPNYHV
- the gatA gene encoding Asp-tRNA(Asn)/Glu-tRNA(Gln) amidotransferase subunit GatA; the protein is MITLKEALKLNKDELNNLKNDLKAKIDARPELNAYIDVKSMGEGVPIAIKDNIQVKEWSVTSGSKILQGYIAPYNATVIEKLQDAGLSPFGRTNMDEFAMGSTTESSFYGKTQNPHASDRVPGGSSGGSAAAVGAGVAIAALGSDTGGSIRQPAAFCGIVGMKPTYGRVSRYGLGAYASSLDQIGPMTQNVEDAAILYDIISGSDPKDSTNAQKNDKVVPHLNSDRKLRIAVLPKYIENASQDVKDAYAKAIEALQSSGHEIIEKEMMDAKYDISAYYITATAEAATNLGRYDGIRYGNRVEGANLEETYYNTRSEGFGNEVKRRILLGNFVLSSGYYEAYYVKAQKTRHMIKDEYNKIFEDVDLILSPVAPTVAPKFGELANPMDMYLSDIYTISVNLAGLPALSLPIMKNSEGMPVGLQLIAAAYDEQTLFDGSLSLEAAVAYKA